AGCAAACGACTATAATTCCAAAACTTAAAATAAAAATCGCGAAATATGGAAGCCAACTCTGCTTAAAGAATATCATACTCAATACATGTATTCCTACAAATAAAAAAGGAACCATCAAATCTGGCGCTTTAATTATTACACCTTGAATAACAAGGCGTTTATGTAAGAATTTTGGAATAAGCCACAAAAGAACTATTGGTAAAATCGCAAAAATAAGTTCTTCAACAATCATAGATATCTTCACACTAACTTCCTACTTTCAACTTAGATAATAAACTCTTTATTATTGTACTATGAATTTCAAAAGAATAAAAGGATTCCTCATTTTTAAATAAAAAAATCCCCTTGAGCCATGGTCTCAAGGGGATTTTTCATCAAAGTATCAAGATACTTTGATTGAAGAATTAAGCTTCTTTGCTTACTACTTCTTTACCGTCATATTGTCCACATGATGGACATACGTGGTGACTTTTTTTCAACTCGCCACAATTAGGACATGGGTTCATGCCTGGAACTTCCAATTTATAATGTGTACGACGTCTATTTTTTTTAGCTTTTGATGTTCTTCTAGCTGGTACTGCCATGATATACACCTCCTTATAATAATTGCTTCTCTTTATGCCTAGGGTTATAGAGTAGAAGCGATTTATTCCAATCTCGCTATTGGTCGTTGTCAGTGTTGTCCGTAAACAAATCTGCTAAACCAGCAAGACGAGGATCCACACTTTGTGATTTTTGTTCTTCTAAACGTGAAACATACTCTTCTTCTGAAACAACTTCCCAACCGTTACCGCTTGGCATATCATCTTCAGTTTCTTCCTCTTTTGTAAATACTTGTAAAGGTAGATTTAATAGAATGGTATCTTCTATAGCATCCGTCAAGTCAATCAAGTCTTTATCTAAATAAATAACTGTTTCTTCTCGATCATTTGCATCAAAATCTCTCACGCTTTTTGGAACATAAACTTCATTTGCTTCAATTAACATCGGAACCGGCACCGGTTTTAATGATCGAGCAGAAGGCATAGTTAATACCAATGAAATAACCAAACGGGCGATAACTTCTTCTTTTTCAACAATTAGCGTGCCATCAATTTTGATGGGACTAACGTCTAAAATTTCAGAATCACGTTCCATTAACGATTGTTTCAACTCTACTGTCTCAGAAAAAAT
The sequence above is a segment of the Carnobacterium gallinarum DSM 4847 genome. Coding sequences within it:
- a CDS encoding DUF3397 domain-containing protein, coding for MIVEELIFAILPIVLLWLIPKFLHKRLVIQGVIIKAPDLMVPFLFVGIHVLSMIFFKQSWLPYFAIFILSFGIIVVCLMAYKQGEILFSRFFRLFWRFSFVFSFLIYYLIIILNGVSFFI
- a CDS encoding YceD family protein — protein: MKWSLIELQKYRNEPLIFSETVELKQSLMERDSEILDVSPIKIDGTLIVEKEEVIARLVISLVLTMPSARSLKPVPVPMLIEANEVYVPKSVRDFDANDREETVIYLDKDLIDLTDAIEDTILLNLPLQVFTKEEETEDDMPSGNGWEVVSEEEYVSRLEEQKSQSVDPRLAGLADLFTDNTDNDQ
- the rpmF gene encoding 50S ribosomal protein L32 encodes the protein MAVPARRTSKAKKNRRRTHYKLEVPGMNPCPNCGELKKSHHVCPSCGQYDGKEVVSKEA